A single Glycine soja cultivar W05 chromosome 14, ASM419377v2, whole genome shotgun sequence DNA region contains:
- the LOC114383403 gene encoding uncharacterized protein At1g76070-like, whose product MEKEKEKESKLKNKIFKILPKAAAAAVSMTFQNPPFSPGRDHKFKHHGGKGFFSGPMIPVEARRKSKDGCVETQEPTSPKISCMGQIKHKKKKNQIKKAAKTMSMPTEEKKQASKFQRMMSFHSGKPKRPAARKQQSDADLESERSPAPPLGHMRRFASGRETFSNFDWKAQIAPEERDCYSYYDDRLESDAEDEIIIPFSAPLTVGGAASALNLNAQPRKEINLWKRRTMAPPRPLQLNPVLTAK is encoded by the coding sequence atggagaaggagaaagagaaagaatctAAGCTGAAGAACAAGATCTTCAAAATACTGCCAAAAGCAGCGGCTGCAGCAGTGAGCATGACATTCCAAAACCCTCCCTTCAGCCCAGGCAGGGATCACAAGTTCAAACACCATGGCGGCAAAGGGTTCTTCTCTGGCCCTATGATTCCCGTTGAAGCCAGAAGAAAATCAAAGGATGGTTGTGTTGAAACTCAAGAACCCACTTCCCCCAAAATCTCCTGCATGGGACAGATCAagcacaagaagaagaaaaaccaaATCAAAAAAGCGGCAAAGACCATGTCCATGCCtacagaagaaaagaaacaagcTTCCAAGTTTCAGAGGATGATGTCGTTCCACTCGGGGAAACCAAAACGACCCGCGGCGAGGAAACAGCAATCTGATGCGGACTTGGAGAGTGAGAGATCACCTGCACCGCCGTTGGGTCACATGAGGCGATTTGCAAGTGGGCGTGAAACATTTTCGAATTTCGATTGGAAGGCTCAGATTGCTCCTGAGGAAAGGGATTGCTATTCGTATTATGATGATAGATTGGAGAGCGATGCAGAGGATGAAATCATAATCCCTTTCTCTGCTCCTCTTACCGTTGGTGGTGCTGCAAGTGCGCTTAATCTTAATGCGCAGCCACGGAAAGAGATTAATCTATGGAAGAGAAGAACCATGGCACCACCTAGGCCTCTTCAGTTGAATCCCGTGCTTACGGCCAAATGA
- the LOC114385124 gene encoding thioredoxin-like protein CDSP32, chloroplastic, protein MATITNTFIFKPPISHHPKQLLYSHRSSLRFLTKFKTPSGANSRRLVPKATAAPGAKKTEKPHERVQRVHSVEEFESALESAKDRLVVVEYAASDSEESSQIYPFMVELSRSCNDVEFILVMGDESEKTKELLKREKVENVPHFSFYKSKEKIHEEEGIGPDMLVGDVLYYGDNHSGVVQLHNVEDVQKLIEDHKLDHKLIVLDVGLKHCGPCVKVYPTVVKLSRQMDSVVFARMNGDENESCMQFLKDMEVIQVPTFLFIRDGNIEGRYVGSGKGELIGEILRYQGVRVTY, encoded by the coding sequence ATGGCTACAATCACCAACACTTTCATATTCAAACCCCCCATCTCTCATCACCCAAAGCAGCTTCTTTATTCCCACCGCTCTTCTCTACGCTTTCTCACCAAATTTAAAACCCCCTCCGGAGCGAATTCTCGGCGGCTGGTTCCGAAAGCCACGGCGGCTCCCGGGGCCAAGAAGACAGAAAAGCCGCACGAGAGAGTCCAGCGAGTCCACAGCGTGGAGGAGTTCGAGTCGGCGCTCGAATCCGCCAAAGACAGGCTTGTGGTGGTGGAATACGCTGCCAGCGACAGCGAGGAGAGCAGCCAGATATACCCTTTCATGGTGGAGCTGAGCCGCAGCTGCAACGACGTGGAGTTCATCCTGGTGATGGGCGACGAGTCGGAGAAGACGAAGGAGCTCCTGAAGCGGGAGAAGGTGGAGAATGTGCCTCACTTCAGCTTCTACAAGAGCAAGGAGAAGATACACGAGGAGGAAGGGATTGGTCCCGACATGCTGGTAGGGGATGTGCTATACTACGGGGACAACCACTCTGGTGTGGTGCAGCTGCACAACGTGGAGGACGTGCAGAAGCTCATAGAGGACCACAAGCTGGATCACAAGCTCATCGTGCTCGATGTGGGTCTCAAACATTGTGGGCCCTGCGTTAAGGTTTATCCTACAGTGGTTAAGCTCTCGAGGCAGATGGACTCGGTGGTGTTCGCTCGGATGAACGGGGACGAGAACGAGAGCTGCATGCAGTTCTTGAAGGACATGGAAGTCATCCAGGTCCCTACCTTTCTCTTCATCAGAGATGGCAACATTGAAGGCAGGTACGTCGGTTCTGGCAAAGGGGAGCTCATTGGGGAAATTCTCAGGTACCAAGGTGTTCGTGTCacttattaa
- the LOC114384398 gene encoding uncharacterized protein LOC114384398: MDLQDFLLRARVLMLYRQALRITGRAPSSAKAELRQTIRQETENNRNCNDRQRIRFLISEGLDKLK; encoded by the exons atGGATCTTCAAGATTTCCTCCTTCGTGCTCGAGTCTTGATGCTTTACAGGCAAGCATTGAGAATTACTGGCCGAGCCCCTTCTTCTGCTAAAG CTGAACTGAGGCAGACAATTAGACAAGAGACGGAAAATAATAGAAACTGCAATGACAGGCAAAGGATCCGTTTCTTGATTAGTGAGGGATTGGATAAACTAAAATGA
- the LOC114385439 gene encoding probable alpha-amylase 2: MGNWSSERHQTTQQSDLGAVLRDGKEVLLQAFNWESNKYNWWNNLEGKVSDIAKAGFTSVWLPPPTHSFSPEGYTPQNLYSLNSKYGSERQLKALLQKMKQYKVRAMADIVINHRTGTTQGRGGMYNRFDGIPLGWDERAVTSDSGGLGNRSTGAIFQGFPNIDHTQDFVRKDIIGWLRWLRHEVGFQDFRFDFVKGFSPKYVKEYIEGAKPLFCVGEYWDSCNYKGSTLDYNQDSHRQRIINWIDGTGQLSTAFDFTTKGILQEAVKGNFWRLRDPQGKPPGVIGWWPSRSVTFVDNHDTGSTQAHWPFPKDHIMEGYAYILTHPGIPTVFYDHFYDWGDSIREQIVKLIDVRKRQGIQSRSSVRILEAKHDLYSAVIGEKVCMKIGNGSWCPTGREWTLSTSGHNYAVWHK, encoded by the exons ATGGGCAACTGGAGCAGT GAACGTCATCAAACCACTCAACAAAGTGATCTCG GTGCAGTTTTGCGTGATGGAAAAGAAGTACTTCTTCAA GCATTCAACTGGGAGTCCAACAAATACAACTGGTGGAATAATTTAGAAGGCAAAGTTTCTGACATAGCTAAAGCAGGATTTACTTCAGTCTGGTTGCCACCACCAACCCACTCCTTCTCACCTGAAG GTTATACTCCGCAGAACCTTTACTCTCTTAATAGTAAATATGGTTCTGAGCGTCAGTTAAAAGCTTTACTTCAAAAGATGAAGCAATACAAAGTAAGAGCAATGGCTGACATAGTTATTAATCATCGTACTGGCACCACCCAAGGACGCGGAGGGATGTATAATCGTTTTGATGGAATTCCATTAGGTTGGGATGAACGTGCTGTGACATCAGATTCTGGAGGACTG GGTAATCGAAGCACAGGAGCCATTTTCCAAGGGTTTCCCAATATTGACCATACTCAAGATTTCGTGAGAAAGGATATCATAGGATGGCTCCGTTGGCTGCGCCACGAGGTGGGCTTCCAGGATTTTCGATTTGATTTTGTAAAGGG GTTTTCACCAAAATATGTGAAAGAATATATTGAAGGAGCAAAGCCATTGTTTTGTGTTGGGGAGTACTGGGATTCTTGCAACTACAAGGGTTCTACCTTGGACTATAACCAAG ATAGCCATAGACAGCGAATAATCAATTGGATTGATGGCACTGGACAACTTTCAACTGCATTTGACTTTACAACAAAGGGAATTCTCCAG GAAGCTGTCAAAGGAAATTTTTGGCGTCTGCGTGATCCTCAAGGGAAGCCTCCAGGTGTGATCGGATGGTGGCCCTCAAGATCTGTCACATTTGTAGATAATCATGATACAGGTTCAACTCAG GCTCATTGGCCCTTCCCAAAAGACCATATCATGGAg GGGTATGCATACATATTGACTCATCCTGGGATACCAACAGTTTTCTATGACCACTTCTATGACTGGGGTGATTCAATTCGGGAGCAGATTGTGAAGTTG aTTGATGTTCGCAAGCGTCAAGGTATTCAAAGTAGATCATCTGTGAGAATTCTGGAGGCCAAGCACGACCTTTACTCTGCAGTAATCGGAGAGAAGGTGTGCATGAAGATTGGAAATGGTTCATGGTGCCCAACTGGGAGGGAATGGACACTATCAACTTCTGGTCACAATTATGCTGTGTGGCACAAGTAG
- the LOC114384197 gene encoding pentatricopeptide repeat-containing protein At1g76280-like: MVSLATRGNIPIARTVHGKVYTNRLDIPVPSNKGPGSTMLDLKENKKLGYCIHPALMYIPDSISASIEQQIICMGNKKAKSTELAGLNGQKHPLLKKALSRSFDDIIHGCAKQKNHMLARKLMLQMKNLGLQPSRHTYNGIIKVVSHRSFGDAIRVLKKMQQKNLKPYDSTLASLSITCSKALQLDLAEAFLNQISECLYPNPYNASCNQLVSSNVKVQNKVMHFTILLFARLINVTCI, from the exons ATGGTTTCATTAGCCACCAGGGGAAACATTCCTATTGCTAGAACAGTTCATGGGAAGGTGTATACTAATAGACTGGACATCCCTGTGCCTTCAAATAAAGGGCCAGGCTCAACCATGTTGGACTTGAAGGAGAACAAAAAATTGGGCTATTGTATTCACCCTGCTCTTATGTATATACCTGACAGTATTTCTGCAAGTATAGAGCAACAGATTATTTGCATGGGGAATAAAAAAGCTAAGAGTACTGAATTAGCTGGGCTGAATGGGCAAAAACATCCGCTGCTTAAGAAGGCATTGAGTCGGTCCTTTGATGATATAATACATGGGTGtgcaaaacaaaagaatcaTATGCTTGCAAGGAAGCTTATGTTACAG ATGAAAAATCTTGGTTTGCAGCCATCCAGACATACATATAATGGCATTATTAAAGTTGTTTCTCATAGAAGCTTTGGGGATGCCATAAGAGTG TTGAaaaagatgcagcagaagaatTTGAAGCCATATGATTCAACTCTAGCGTCACTTTCAATCACTTGCAGCAAAGCACTACAACTAGATTTAGCTGAGGCTTTTCTGAATCAAATTTCTGAATGTCTATATCCAAATCCTTATAATGCGTCATGCAATCAACTGGTGAGCTCAAATGTGaaagttcaaaacaaagttATGCATTTTACCATTTTATTGTTTGCGAGACTAATTAATGTAACATGCATCTAA